GGGACTCAAGCTTGGAGGCACATGTGGAGCTTGTATCACTCTTATCATAACAAAACGTGTAATCTATCACCTTCTCCATTACCTGAAACAAGTCGACAGTAAACTTTTGAATCATTATAAAACAAAAGCATTGTAAAGTGGAAGGTTTCCCATTCATTAAGAGTTATCAAAATGTTTACCAAGAAATTATGAAACTGCTTAGAAAGGGGAAAAATGCAACccttttaattacaaatttatcTGTTGTGTTTTCATGATTTAAATCAACAGATCTTCAATTCTCTCAAATCTATACCATTTAACCaatgatgaaaatataaacTTCTGTTTTTATGTCAATGTGAAGATAAGTCTGATAAGAGTCCAATTTAACATTCCTTCAAACTATACTTTATGACAACAAGAGACAACCATCTTGAGTtatactaaaaataattttacattacattaagttaacaaaatattttcaaccatttttaatacatgtactaatatttACCCCATTGGATGTCACTAGCAGGGCTATTCCTAGTGGAATAAATGCAATACCAATGGCAAAGAAAGCAGGCAGCACTGTTCCTGCTGTCAGAATCGGCTGCCATGCTGGTAACTTCtgttgtttgaattttgtatctGCAaaattagattatttagatatgaaaaacataaaagagctattatatatcattatttaacatCTTCGGTTTTACTTTTGACTCTTTTTTGTTAAATCATTCTATATTTATAACTACCTCAGatttcaaacgatgttcatttgATAGTATGAAACAATCCCAAGATTTCCTTTTTGAAACaacccctctagcttgtcaggtttgaATACACgattaaaaataacaagaggcccaggggccacatcgctcacctgagcaacaattgccttaattctgatcaaattagcattacagtatcaaaatatcttgacaactaagtacagtagatcttgctaaaaaaattgaaaatctgccaatttttatccacctctttcttttggtaaataccaagccccttttcttgttgtacctgtaagatgatttttctcttttcctatatacccccccccccattttgttgccccacttttctctagggtatcatggtttcaccaaacttatatctgcataacctgtgctttcacactaagtactgagttttggaccgaaaaactttcccagaatatttttaaagattttctctatatattcctatgtaaaaattcatccccccactgtggcctcaccctacccccggggaccatgatttgaacaattttgaatctacacttcctgaggatgcttccatttaaatttgagcttttctggcctaatagtttttgagaagaagatttttaaagattttctctatatattcctatgtaaaacttgatccccttcttgtggcccctccctacccccggggaccatgatttgaacaaacttgaatctacactacctgaggatgcctccacacaagttttagcttttcaggccaaatagtttttgagaagaagatttttgaaaaataccaacaaattttcaataattctcaattatctcccctttaaagagggcgtggcccttcatttgaacaaacttgaatcccctttacctagtggtgctttgtgccaaatttagttgaaatctgccctgtggttcttgagaagaagatgaaaatgtgaaaagttaacgacGACAACAACGACTACGACAACGActacgacaacgacagacaacggacaaattgtgatcagaaaagctcacttgagcctttggctcaggtgagctaaaaagtctACGAGTAATTTGCATTGCAAGCAAGATGGAAGTACCCAGATGatatcattgaaaaattttGCGAGGTATTCTGAATATCTTCCGAAAGGGAAAAAGATGTCAACACTTCCCATTAGAAATCTCtgtaaaaaatctgttttcgttcctgtgaatttttccaagTGAAAAAActataatgtgtcaatgaagatatcttgaatattttccttttcatcgatttcaactgcaCTTCTTTcccaggtatgtgtatttttattaaaaatcattcaaatataTGCTGCAttatgcagcataaatatcttgggacagactatacaaGCATTTCACAAGTGTCACATCTCTTGTAAAAAAACAAGATGATCAAACAATTTCTTCAGCTCAAGTTTGTCCCAGCATCCTTCCTAATTGATATATTTGCAAATTCATGATTAAAATGACAGCTATAAAATTATTCGTAAATCTGGGATGGCTTACATGGGCGGACACTGTAGGAGTACTGAGACTGGGTGTTGTAGTTATAGCAATACCCGGTAATTAAGCACCTGCAAGCTAGATGAGTGCTGGTACAATATTAATTGGCGATAAGTATTGAAGCGATCTCCAATGCCTTAACATAAGTTCTGTGAATGATCACACATAAAACTTTTCATGAGTTAACCGATGGGATCttatgtttaataaaaacatcatAATAAGGTGATGTTTACATCTGTCAAACTATGTCCATAGCTACCAAACAACGACCAATAATATACATTCAAGGGGATATCGATCCCATAATGTAAACCATGGTTTATCGTCTAATGAATTTCTACATCAAACAACACAAAATACACACCCTTTGGCTTCTTGCTCGTTTCTTTATCATCGGACTGTCCACCTGGTGTACATATCGCCATTGCGGAAGTTATTGATGGACCAGCCACCTATCGGTAATTTATTGCGAAATTAGCGGTTCTCGTTTAATTCGCACCCACGCAAATTTGTACCGTAGAGACTCAAATCGTTTCTTCGCAATTCGGAAGTAAAAATATTTggtataaaatcaaatttaaaaaaataattgtgacATTTTTTGATTCTGTGTCATTTAGGTCACAGTCATAagaattatcaatattttttttagagtttGTTTAACATTAGGTACTTTGGGTTCCCGATTACTTTATTTCATTCTATATAAAGACAGTCacagaaaatatttaatgttgCAAAGTCTAAGAGAATTATGTAATTACTTCATTTTGTCTATTTGTTATACCCATATAAtggatttctaaaaaaaaattcaacatattttCCCATGCATTCCGAGTGTGTTTGGGAGTGAAGTAATGGATACAAAACCTACAGTGAAGACTAAAATACTTTAAGCTATGAATCTGATCAATTTTTACTCTATCCTGAATTCGCTACAAATCTGTATCAaaatgagttttactgtacttcCCTGAACTATGGTAAACACAAACTAAAAAGTAATATGTTTATATACCTATTTACAACTATATTTTCCTTTTACTTGATAAGAGGAACTCTCTCTATAATTACAGCTAcgaaaaataaaagacatgGTCTACCACTAAAATGACCATCTCTGTGATTACACTGCTATCACATTGATCAATTAATTACAGTAAACCCCCAATACCTTAATTGGTCTTTGGCATGGGTGAGGGGTAAGGATGGGGTGGTGGTGTCAAAGTGGAAACTTTAGATATTACAAAGGTTTTAGGAAATCAAATAATTTGACGAGACTTCAAATTCACTTCAACCTATTCATGTATACGGAATATCTAAGATGTTTGATTACTCATTTTGTAATACCAGTCTACTATTCTACACAGAATTGTATGTTTTGTTAACAATGTGTACATTTCAacatataaatattgatatttacaaTCACTCCTGCATGCATACCTTTGTAGATGAAATGctaatttaaaatcatattaaaaaataaattttagtcacatttatttcatcaatCAGATAAAGATACAATATTTACAACTTCTTTTTGACACACATTTGatattgaagtacatgtattgatacatgtaatacattgtaATAAATAGCAAGCACTACATCCTCTTTCAACAAGTCCGTTATACTTTGTCACCCTCTTTCACAGATCAAGTCAATTACctacaaaatgaaaatagaaatacaatttacatttctCTGTGTTCATAAAATTATCTTGAAGATAAAATctgaaatattaatttgttttaatgacaATCAAGTTATCAACTTCATTTCATCATTTCAATGATTTTGAAAGTCAGTACCGGTATCTAAGAAATGGAATGATTAAGTTTTTCGATCAGTAAAGGAAGACTATTAAATCTCATGGTGGTACATTGATGacacaaaaatacatgtttatatttttaaaggtattgGGCAAAAATCATCTCCACTGTACAATACatgaatgtatacatgtattaattcatTCCCATGAATGTATGTACCATATTATCTTAATTTAAATTATGTGATCTTCTAAAACTGCAGTCTAAGTAATCATTGAAACTAATTGCATAAATgacagtttgagaaagtaagcCAATTTCTATTGTACATACACTTGGTTCCATCATGGAAGGGTCCAGACACCTGTGAACTGTGCTACACACTATTTCCTCCAGTAGGACTTGAACCAAACTACCATGACAAAATgtttatacagtacatgtatttgaaattcttcTATACATAAATTACAATTTCAAGCATTACTATCTCATGTGCTAAGGCAATATACAGGAAaccacttttttgggagcatgTTAAAATGGAATTGAAATTCAGTAAATTAACAATGAAATGATCTACCAATACTTcaattatgatattttacaaatacaCTTACTTTTCATCGGTGACAAATCTCCACAAATACAGCTGAAGATAGTGTGTGTCCACTTGGATCTGTTGTAACCCATAGCGACCAAACGTACGCAGCCTCACACACTCAAGGAATGTCTGAAACGGGGAATAAGTTTAAATGAGGAATAATTAGCTACGCAGTTCATTATGCATGCATTAACTGTCAAAAATAAATACCCAAAAACAATCTGAAAATGCACAGAAGCTCTCATACACTGTGtatcttaaaagaaaaaaatgataagttaCTTCAAGttgtttttagtaaaaaaaaaaaaaatcgtgaaAAAATCATGAGAAActggcatgtacatgtatctgcgATGTGATTTTTCTTTATGAAGATGActtctgtgggtttttttttgttaatattcagGTGATATCTGAAATATCCATCTCAAGTAATCTACAGTAATTATAAATGAGTACATGTCATATATATTTCCAAGTGTCGaatatcagtacatgtacagtgtattggTACAATATTAATGTACATACATGTCCATTTTAGCTTACCAATTCAATTTTGGAAATCATACTCGCATGACATTTTGAAAGAGAGCAGAGGTGGTGAACTCTTTATGAAGTGTGTATAAATTTATAGAACAAAGCTTATGTGATAGGTTTTCAAATAAATTCTAAATGTCTTTTGGACAAAAGTGTTTTCTACTGAAATGTACCTTCAAACTGATCTTAATGATTCCGGTCAGGACAGAGACCTTGGAGAAATCCACAGCACTGAAGATCTCTATCTTCTCTGAAAACAGCTTCTGTATATTGCTCATCAAACTGTTGTCAGTGATACTGAAAGACATATTTTATTACACTAAAGATATGCAAGGCCTTATTTACATAACTGTCTTTATATAAGATGTTGGAAAATATGGAAGCCtatcattaaatacatgtactggtataacAAAAACACAATATTGATGTGCATtctatttacataaacattCAGAATATTTTAACCAATTGCAGTTTTCCGTGATTTAATAATCAACAGAATATAGTTATGATATTTACATTAGACAGCAGAATGAAAGAGGCTAACTGAACGACTGAAGGAAAAATGTACTGTAAAATTTTACATCTAAGTTTTATTCCATATTCCACCCAAAACTTGTTGTGCATTGTACTAAAAATTTCCTCTCAATCAATAAACAGAAACATACCTTGGAGCAATGTTCCACTGTCCCTTTCTTTGGGCGGTGGACACGCTGTAACTCTGGGGGTGGGTGCGCCGGCTGGAGTCACTGCTGCGCTCCTTCCTCGTCCCCTCCTCATACAGCTGTCCTACTTGTGTGTCTATAGCGCTTATGTCCTCAATCACTCGTTTCATCACTGCCCTCACATTCCTCGGCTCAATTGTGTTCAGCCAGTCTCTTGTTTCTACACTTTTACGCAACATCTGTAACACATGAATGATTGGAAAATCTGCAAATCTGTTTTTGCATGTACTCAATGctaatagttacatgtatttgtgcaCGTTTGATCTTGACAAGTGAACATTTTGCCAATTTCTGATTTATTTCCTTTTGACCATTATTATTGATTATGTTTCAACACCGATATGTCTAACTGCATTTAGTGAGCTAATATCCTTATAAGCAATTTCTCACAAACCCTGACAGGAGTagttttgtgtgtgtgtgtgcatgcCACATTTAAATTTACATGAAGTACACTTTTAATAAATGCAGTAATGGTAGATCAGATTCACTACCTGTGATATAGAGAGGCCCTGCACTTTGACGTAGTGATTCAGGAGTTTTTGGGCGGTGTCCTTGGAGTGGCTGGTCAGGTCACTGATCGGGGTCACCCTGCTCCTCTCCTCTACCATGAACTGTTCCTCTGTCAGAGTCAcctaaaaaacaacaaaaataacttTAACAAATAGCATAGCGACATACAGTTAAACTTCAATTATCAAGTATACTTGTAGTATTTTTTTGGAGAGAGATAAAAACCTTTATATACTATAAATAAAGGATCATTCTTATTCAGAGCATGCTCAATAACTGTGGTAAAAATATGTGCACtcaaaaaattactttaaagttTCAGCAGTTTAGGAAAGAATTTATTACCAGGTAAGATATGGTGGAGCCCTCAAAATCCAGACACAAGCGAGACAAAATCAACAGCAAGGTCGGTGGAATTGAACTCTTGTCTCCACTCCCCTCACAGAACTccttgataatttaaaaaaaaaaacattttcagtttttgaTATTTCATAAGATGCAAATGCACCTTGTATGGTAATAATGGTATTTTTTCTCTTATAAGTGCATGTTAATATGtctcaaattaaaacaattcttcAATTTTGAAACCCCAGCTTAATATACATTTGGTACAAAGTACTAGTGGTGGAGAAATGCGTGTTTAAGATCCTGAGAAATATGAATTGCACATACATCACACACAGTATTGATGTGCTTTAGGAAGGCAACCACCAGCCCCTCCCTAACATCCTGTGTACAGAACGGTCCCCTGAAGTAGGGCTTGGAGGCGAAGGTGATGTCCGAGGCTGTAAAAGCCTGAAAAAATAACCATGATTCTGATTGGATCTACAATTATCGGTATACGAAATCAGTAAATGGACCAATATGAACAGAGATCTAGATTATAACTTTGGtgcattttgcattttttatttttgtgatataaTTCGATATAAATCATTcctaaatattcatttaaacaatatgcCATAAAATGTATTCCTTTTTCAGACAGGAAAGTTTTCACAAGATTTTAATTGGCTAAAATAATAAGTTAGATCACAGCAAAACTAGAAAAACAACCATTAATTAATGAGGCACTCATTATCAATAAGCCATATCCCTTATAAACTGCTACACTCATTTCACCTGAACAAAATCCTGAAACAACAAAAACCTTCAATAAAAATCTACAGGATACAAAGTCTGATGAAATGTACTGTAGGCATATTTCTGTTTGAGTATGGTATAGAgcatacaaaaaatatcaaaagtacAAAGTGCATGTTAAGTTCTCTTTTTTCCGAAGAAAAGCACATAGCATCTTCAATTTTACTGGTACATTaaatttttgcatttaattaCCTGCAAATTTCCAAGCACTGATTTGATTTGTTCCAGAATGGAGGACTGCATATTGCTGAGGAGTTCACTAATACTGGCACTACCGTCCTTCCCAGCAGTCTTTGGGGCAGCTAGACTCTGTCTTACATCTGTCATGCAATCTACAAACCACAGACAAATTCATCTCCTTTACAAAGTCACCAAATGTCAAAACATTCTGCATGTCATTGCACAACACCATTCCAttcattttttcactttaacaAAGATTATGACTTTTGAATAATGAACTATAATATGTTTCCACATCTCCTTAGTGAAAGTACGAGTATTTGCTCTTAAAACTTAAGaaacatctttataaaaaatcttttttttaattttaccagAAAAATGTTGCTTCAGAGCTTGTAGATAATGTCCTACTCTGTCCCTGGCAGCTTTGGAAACAATGTCTGTCCCCGCCCTGGTGAATAAATcagaatacatttttattaatattgggaatctacatgtagttataatgTTCTATAGCTACTTTAAATTGATCATCTCAACATTATCTTAACATTTGCATCTTTTGGCATCTCTGATCAAGaatttatatagatatagattATACTGAAAGAAAATGATAGAATTCTATATCATTCTATCAGCAATTTTCATTCTGCACCTTGAGAAATCTGTGTCTGGGAGAAGCTTGTTCATGGCTTGTAATCTCCGATGGAATCTGTCCAAGGACCTTACAAGAATAGTGTTGTCCCCTGTTTCACGctacaaaaaagcaaaaaaaaataccggtaataaaaaaatcaaacatatacatgtacttcacagCTCTTTTACATGGTTCAATAAATTTTCATGGAAAATTAACTAACCTCAAGTTGAATGCGTTTCTGGACATAAGAAAAATATCTCTCCATGAGATCATTCACAAAGTTCACTAACTTCTTTAATGCTATAGCATCTAAATTTTCACtacaaaagcaaaataaaagttattcacaaattttcaatactgtgaaatcattagaattcaaggtggctcaattttcgtggtatttgtGGGTAGCCCTCACCCACGAATTTACACCCTCTacgaaaactaattataaaagatttatttttttcttaatgaaactgaaaaccgacacATCtatgaaattacatccccacgaataaccaaaaaacccacaacccacgaaaattggcccccacgaaattaaatgattccacagtagacGTATCATATGTATACATAAATGAAATGTCCAAAGAGGTGCTCTTAGAATATGGATTCTTGCATAATAAATTGCAGCTAGCTGCTACAAGTAAAAATCTTATCACAAGGGTGTTGAAAAATAAGCTGTAATATTTCTATTATATCTTAACCTTATTGCAAAAGCAAATaccagacatacatgtatttacagcaATCATACTAGAAATTCATTTtgagaaattaaaatacaacagATTATATAAGGTTTGGGATGATGTGACATATATGGCTGTTAGCTTCACATGTACATACTCATCTTGTAGTCTGCTCAGGAACATGTCATTGTAGGAAGCTATCACTAGACAGATGTTACTCAGAAAACCATTACAGCCACAGTCCACAAACTCCAACACATCCTGACAAAATCAACAACTGACCTCATCATAGCGTACATGTCGGTGTCAAACAAAGTCTTCCTCATAGAAAAACACACTTTAGTAATAATGAATTGTGaatactacaaaaaatatctcaaTTAGTATGGATCAAAATTGCCAAataattaggtctttccacctttcaggtgaaagaccttttgtttttcttctgttttttattttttttcttctctttttttccagggacagcttttttatttctagaGATATTGAagcaatgttttctttatgtgattgaccattaaaagttatggtaccaaatgaccctttggttgatcactcccagaacttacaaagtgaTTGCCCTTTGTGTACGAAGtgattgttatcgctactcctctgaaaccataagagatagagacttgaaacttt
This genomic window from Magallana gigas chromosome 5, xbMagGiga1.1, whole genome shotgun sequence contains:
- the LOC105325715 gene encoding vacuolar protein sorting-associated protein 51 homolog is translated as MADGEDGETRKKRHGMLKVYYGMEEETPGSPTIDPCDINGAHFDPEMFLSKLIKEKSLTELMDEEAKTVTQIRALDSDMQTLVYENYNKFISATDTIRKMKNDFKKMEDEMDHLATNMSTITEFSGNISSTLQDRRQEITKLSGVHSLLKRLQFLFELPKRLNKCIEMNAYSQAVRYYSKAKRILQRYQHMTSFQGISQDCNQIIQNLCQILRQQFKEKESTPKQLAECVDLLLQLNEPAEELCEEFLSHARQKIEEDLSVLDRQIRLQMGEDIKDEAESLAEAYLATPMDVLEFVDCGCNGFLSNICLVIASYNDMFLSRLQDDENLDAIALKKLVNFVNDLMERYFSYVQKRIQLERETGDNTILVRSLDRFHRRLQAMNKLLPDTDFSRAGTDIVSKAARDRVGHYLQALKQHFSDCMTDVRQSLAAPKTAGKDGSASISELLSNMQSSILEQIKSVLGNLQAFTASDITFASKPYFRGPFCTQDVREGLVVAFLKHINTVCDEFCEGSGDKSSIPPTLLLILSRLCLDFEGSTISYLVTLTEEQFMVEERSRVTPISDLTSHSKDTAQKLLNHYVKVQGLSISQMLRKSVETRDWLNTIEPRNVRAVMKRVIEDISAIDTQVGQLYEEGTRKERSSDSSRRTHPQSYSVSTAQRKGQWNIAPSITDNSLMSNIQKLFSEKIEIFSAVDFSKVSVLTGIIKISLKTFLECVRLRTFGRYGLQQIQVDTHYLQLYLWRFVTDENLVQVLLEEIVCSTVHRCLDPSMMEPSVIDLICERG